One Zootoca vivipara chromosome 9, rZooViv1.1, whole genome shotgun sequence DNA window includes the following coding sequences:
- the SCAMP2 gene encoding secretory carrier-associated membrane protein 2 → MSAFDTNPFADPVDVNPFQDPSVTQLAHANQGGLDEFNPFSESSRLTNVAQTVPAAQPTGPSQPAVLQPSVEPTPQAVASAAQAGLLQQQEELERKAAELDRKERELQNSAAAFNPKQNNWPPLPKSCPVKPCFYQDFSADIPADYQRTCKMLYYLWMFHSVTLLLNLLACLAWFTDRSERGVDFGLSILWFVIFTPCAFLCWYRPVYKAFRSDSSFSFFVFFFVFFCQIAIYIIQAIGIPNWGVSGWIAALSETGHNLAVAIIMIVVAMFFTVCSILALFLLKQVHSQYRRTGASFQRAQEEFSQGILTNRTVQNAAAGAASTAAQGAFRGN, encoded by the exons atgtCGGCCTTCGACACCAACCCCTTTGCCGACCCCGTCGACGTCAACCCCTTCCAG GATCCTTCAGTCACGCAACTGGCACACGCTAACCAGGGTGGCCTGGATGAATTCAACCCCTTCTCTGAGAGCTCCCGGCTG ACGAATGTGGCTCAGACAGTTCCAGCTGCTCAGCCCACTGGGCCTTCGCAACCTGCTGTGCTGCAGCCTTCGGTGGAACCTACCCCGCAG GCTGTGGCCTCAGCAGCTCAGGCTGGGCTCcttcagcagcaggaggagctggaGAGGAAAGCAGCAGAGTTGGACAGGAAGGAGCGTGAGCTGCAGAACAGTGCAGCAGCATTCAATC CGAAACAGAACAACTGGCCCCCACTTCCCAAAAGCTGCCCGGTCAAGCCATGTTTCTACCAAGACTTCTCTGCAGATATCCCAGCCGACTACCAGCGGACTTGCAAGATGCTATATTACCTGTGGATGT TCCACTCAGTTACACTGCTGCTGAACCTGCTGGCCTGCCTGGCGTGGTTCACAGACAGAAGCGAAAGAGGGGTAGACTTCGGCCTTTCCATCCTGTGGTTTGTCATATTCACCCCCTGCGCTTTCCTCTGTTGGTATCGGCCAGTCTACAAGGCTTTCAG gtCTGACAGTTCCTTCAGtttctttgtcttcttcttcgTATTTTTTTGCCAGATTGCCATCTACATCATCCAGGCCATTGGCATTCCTAACTGGGGCGTCAG CGGCTGGATTGCAGCTCTCTCGGAGACTGGGCATAACTTGGCAGTGGCAATCATCATGATAGTGGTGGCTATGTTCTTCACCGTCTGTTCCATTCTCGCTCTCTTCCTCTTGAAGCAG GTCCACTCTCAGTATCGCCGGACGGGCGCCAGCTTCCAGAGGGCCCAGGAGGAGTTCTCGCAAGGCATCCTCACCAACCGGACCGTCCAGAACGCTGCTGCTGGGGCCGCCTCAACTGCTGCCCAGGGCGCTTTCCGGGGGAACTGA
- the ULK3 gene encoding serine/threonine-protein kinase ULK3 isoform X3, translating into MAGWAPPQLEDFILTERLGSGTYATVFKAYRKKDVREVVAIKCVSKKSLNKASVENLLTEIEILKTIRHPHIVELKDFQWDKDYIYLIMEFCAGGDLSRFIHARRILPEKVARIFLQQLACALKFLHDKNISHLDLKPQNILLSSLDKPHLKLADFGFAQHMSPRDEKHVLRGSPLYMAPEMVCRRQYDARVDLWSVGVILYEAVFGRPPFASKSFTELEEKIRSNQAIELPSRPRISLECRDLLQRLLKRDPQQRLSFQEFFAHPFVDMEHMPGLESLGKASSLVMEAIKKDQEGDAAAALSLYSKALEYFVPALRYEVDVRRKEAIRSKVSQYISRAEQLKALVASDNKALLQQGCPARDILKEMSRDKPRLYAALEVASAAVAKEEEGKDDSETLDLYQQSLGELLLMLAAEPAGRRRELLHAEIQTLMGRAEYLKEQIKMKESQWEAEAIGKEGMLDSVRSSCTLQ; encoded by the exons ATGGCCGGCTGGGCGCCGCCGCAGCTGGAGGACTTCATCCTGACCGAGAGGCTGGGCAGCGGCACCTACGCCACTGTCTTCAAAGCCTACAGGAAG AAGGACGTccgggaggttgtggccatcaagTGCGTCAGCAAGAAGAGCTTGAACAAGGCGTCTGTGGAGAACCTCTTGACGGAAATCGAGATCCTCAAGACCATCCGCCACCCGCACATTGTGGAGCTGAAGGACTttcag TGGGACAAGGACTACATCTACCTGATCATGGAATTTTGTGCGGGGGGTGACCTGTCTCGCTTTATCCATGCACGGAGGATCCTGCCGGAGAAGGTGGCTCGCATTTTCCTACAACAACTGG CCTGTGCCTTAAAGTTCCTCCATGACAAGAATATTTCCCATTTGGATCTGAAGCCTCAGAACATCCtgctgagctccttggataaGCCTCACTTGAAACTGGCAG ATTTTGGATTTGCCCAGCACATGTCCCCAAGAGATGAGAAGCACGTGCTGAGGGGTTCTCCACTTTACATGGCCCCCGAAATGGTGTGCAGACGGCAATACGACGCCCGCGTGGATTTGTGGTCCGTGGGGGTGATTCTCTATG AGGCTGTGTTTGGCCGGCCACCTTTTGCCTCCAAGTCCTTCACTGAGCTGGAGGAGAAGATCCGCAGCAACCAAGCCATCGAG CTCCCCAGCCGCCCCCGCATCTCGCTGGAGTGCCGGGACCTCCTACAGCGCCTGCTGAAGAGGGACCCCCAGCAGCGCCTCTCTTTCCAGGAGTTCTTTGCCCACCCCTTTGTGGACATGGAGCACATGCCCGGCCTGGAGAGCCTGGGCAAAGCG TCGTCTCTCGTGATGGAAGCGATAAAGAAGGACCAGGAAGGAGACGCTGCTGCTGCCCTTTCCCTCTACAGCAAGGCCCTGGAGTACTTTGTCCCTGCCTTGCGCT ACGAGGTCGATGTCCGCAGGAAGGAGGCGATCCGATCCAAG GTGAGCCAATACATTTCCCGAGCGGAGCAGCTCAAAGCACTGGTTGCTTCCGACAACAAGGCCCTCCTTCAGCAGGGCTGCCCTGCCAGGGACATCTTGAAAG AGATGTCCAGGGATAAGCCTCGCCTCTATGCTGCTCTGGAGGTGGCATCGGCCGCTGTTGCTAAG gaggaggagggcaaagaTGACAGCGAAACCCTTGATCTCTACCAGCAGAGCCTGGGGGAGCTGCTGCTCATGTTAGCTG CTGAGCCTGCGGGAAGGAGACGGGAGTTGCTGCATGCTGAG ATCCAGACACTGATGGGCCGAGCAGAATACCTGAAAGAGCAGATCAAG atGAAGGAGTCGCAGTGGGAAGCTGAAGCCATTGGCAAGGAGGGGATGCTGGACTCTGTGAGAAGCT
- the ULK3 gene encoding serine/threonine-protein kinase ULK3 isoform X1 codes for MCDSSDKWDKDYIYLIMEFCAGGDLSRFIHARRILPEKVARIFLQQLACALKFLHDKNISHLDLKPQNILLSSLDKPHLKLADFGFAQHMSPRDEKHVLRGSPLYMAPEMVCRRQYDARVDLWSVGVILYEAVFGRPPFASKSFTELEEKIRSNQAIELPSRPRISLECRDLLQRLLKRDPQQRLSFQEFFAHPFVDMEHMPGLESLGKASSLVMEAIKKDQEGDAAAALSLYSKALEYFVPALRYEVDVRRKEAIRSKVSQYISRAEQLKALVASDNKALLQQGCPARDILKEMSRDKPRLYAALEVASAAVAKEEEGKDDSETLDLYQQSLGELLLMLAAEPAGRRRELLHAEIQTLMGRAEYLKEQIKMKESQWEAEAIGKEGMLDSVRSSCTLQ; via the exons ATGTGTGACTCATCCGAtaag TGGGACAAGGACTACATCTACCTGATCATGGAATTTTGTGCGGGGGGTGACCTGTCTCGCTTTATCCATGCACGGAGGATCCTGCCGGAGAAGGTGGCTCGCATTTTCCTACAACAACTGG CCTGTGCCTTAAAGTTCCTCCATGACAAGAATATTTCCCATTTGGATCTGAAGCCTCAGAACATCCtgctgagctccttggataaGCCTCACTTGAAACTGGCAG ATTTTGGATTTGCCCAGCACATGTCCCCAAGAGATGAGAAGCACGTGCTGAGGGGTTCTCCACTTTACATGGCCCCCGAAATGGTGTGCAGACGGCAATACGACGCCCGCGTGGATTTGTGGTCCGTGGGGGTGATTCTCTATG AGGCTGTGTTTGGCCGGCCACCTTTTGCCTCCAAGTCCTTCACTGAGCTGGAGGAGAAGATCCGCAGCAACCAAGCCATCGAG CTCCCCAGCCGCCCCCGCATCTCGCTGGAGTGCCGGGACCTCCTACAGCGCCTGCTGAAGAGGGACCCCCAGCAGCGCCTCTCTTTCCAGGAGTTCTTTGCCCACCCCTTTGTGGACATGGAGCACATGCCCGGCCTGGAGAGCCTGGGCAAAGCG TCGTCTCTCGTGATGGAAGCGATAAAGAAGGACCAGGAAGGAGACGCTGCTGCTGCCCTTTCCCTCTACAGCAAGGCCCTGGAGTACTTTGTCCCTGCCTTGCGCT ACGAGGTCGATGTCCGCAGGAAGGAGGCGATCCGATCCAAG GTGAGCCAATACATTTCCCGAGCGGAGCAGCTCAAAGCACTGGTTGCTTCCGACAACAAGGCCCTCCTTCAGCAGGGCTGCCCTGCCAGGGACATCTTGAAAG AGATGTCCAGGGATAAGCCTCGCCTCTATGCTGCTCTGGAGGTGGCATCGGCCGCTGTTGCTAAG gaggaggagggcaaagaTGACAGCGAAACCCTTGATCTCTACCAGCAGAGCCTGGGGGAGCTGCTGCTCATGTTAGCTG CTGAGCCTGCGGGAAGGAGACGGGAGTTGCTGCATGCTGAG ATCCAGACACTGATGGGCCGAGCAGAATACCTGAAAGAGCAGATCAAG atGAAGGAGTCGCAGTGGGAAGCTGAAGCCATTGGCAAGGAGGGGATGCTGGACTCTGTGAGAAGCT
- the ULK3 gene encoding serine/threonine-protein kinase ULK3 isoform X2 → MEFCAGGDLSRFIHARRILPEKVARIFLQQLACALKFLHDKNISHLDLKPQNILLSSLDKPHLKLADFGFAQHMSPRDEKHVLRGSPLYMAPEMVCRRQYDARVDLWSVGVILYEAVFGRPPFASKSFTELEEKIRSNQAIELPSRPRISLECRDLLQRLLKRDPQQRLSFQEFFAHPFVDMEHMPGLESLGKASSLVMEAIKKDQEGDAAAALSLYSKALEYFVPALRYEVDVRRKEAIRSKVSQYISRAEQLKALVASDNKALLQQGCPARDILKEMSRDKPRLYAALEVASAAVAKEEEGKDDSETLDLYQQSLGELLLMLAAEPAGRRRELLHAEIQTLMGRAEYLKEQIKMKESQWEAEAIGKEGMLDSVRSSCTLQ, encoded by the exons ATGGAATTTTGTGCGGGGGGTGACCTGTCTCGCTTTATCCATGCACGGAGGATCCTGCCGGAGAAGGTGGCTCGCATTTTCCTACAACAACTGG CCTGTGCCTTAAAGTTCCTCCATGACAAGAATATTTCCCATTTGGATCTGAAGCCTCAGAACATCCtgctgagctccttggataaGCCTCACTTGAAACTGGCAG ATTTTGGATTTGCCCAGCACATGTCCCCAAGAGATGAGAAGCACGTGCTGAGGGGTTCTCCACTTTACATGGCCCCCGAAATGGTGTGCAGACGGCAATACGACGCCCGCGTGGATTTGTGGTCCGTGGGGGTGATTCTCTATG AGGCTGTGTTTGGCCGGCCACCTTTTGCCTCCAAGTCCTTCACTGAGCTGGAGGAGAAGATCCGCAGCAACCAAGCCATCGAG CTCCCCAGCCGCCCCCGCATCTCGCTGGAGTGCCGGGACCTCCTACAGCGCCTGCTGAAGAGGGACCCCCAGCAGCGCCTCTCTTTCCAGGAGTTCTTTGCCCACCCCTTTGTGGACATGGAGCACATGCCCGGCCTGGAGAGCCTGGGCAAAGCG TCGTCTCTCGTGATGGAAGCGATAAAGAAGGACCAGGAAGGAGACGCTGCTGCTGCCCTTTCCCTCTACAGCAAGGCCCTGGAGTACTTTGTCCCTGCCTTGCGCT ACGAGGTCGATGTCCGCAGGAAGGAGGCGATCCGATCCAAG GTGAGCCAATACATTTCCCGAGCGGAGCAGCTCAAAGCACTGGTTGCTTCCGACAACAAGGCCCTCCTTCAGCAGGGCTGCCCTGCCAGGGACATCTTGAAAG AGATGTCCAGGGATAAGCCTCGCCTCTATGCTGCTCTGGAGGTGGCATCGGCCGCTGTTGCTAAG gaggaggagggcaaagaTGACAGCGAAACCCTTGATCTCTACCAGCAGAGCCTGGGGGAGCTGCTGCTCATGTTAGCTG CTGAGCCTGCGGGAAGGAGACGGGAGTTGCTGCATGCTGAG ATCCAGACACTGATGGGCCGAGCAGAATACCTGAAAGAGCAGATCAAG atGAAGGAGTCGCAGTGGGAAGCTGAAGCCATTGGCAAGGAGGGGATGCTGGACTCTGTGAGAAGCT